The DNA window GATATCCGCGATCGAAACGCCGCTCGCGCTGGATGACATCCAGCACCCCGGCAGCACCAATCCCGAAAAGCTGAACGCCGCACTCGAAGCGCTCGACCGCACCGTGGGGACCGGCTTCGTCATCGACTCGGCCGGGTACATCGTCACCAACGAACATGTGATCGGCCATGCCGCCCAGATCTGGGTCACCACCGACGACCAGCGCGTCTATCCTGCCGTCGTCGTCGGTTCAGACCCGAGGTCGGACCTGGCCGTGCTGAAGATCGCCGCCACGCACCTGCCGCCGGTCACCTTGGCCACCGGCGAGACCCGCCGGGGCCAATGGACGATGGCGGTCGGCAACCCTTACGGCCTGGCCGGCGACGGGGAGATGTCGGTCAGCATCGGCGTGGTGTCGGCGGTCGGGCGATCGCTCCCCAAGCTCTCGGGCCGGGAAGACCGGCTGTATCAGGATCTCATCCAGACCACCGCCCAGATCAACCCCGGCAACTCCGGCGGGCCGCTGTTCGACCTGGCGGGTAATGTCATCGGCGTGAACTGCGCCGTCATCCTGCCGGTGAAGCAGGTCAACGGCATCGGCTTTGCGCTGCCGATGGGCCCGCGCGTGCGGTCGATCATCGACCGCCTGAAATCGGGGCAGGAAGTGACCTACGGCTATCTCGGCGTTCGCACCAGCACGCCGACCGACAGCGAGTGCCGCGCCGCGGGGCTGCCAGGCCTGTGCGGAGCGCGGGTCGATTTCATCGAGCCCAACTCGCCCGCCGCCGACGCCGACCTGAAGGCCGGTGACATCATCGCGTCGCTCGGCGGATCGCCGGTCCGCGACAGCGAGCACTTCATTCGCTCGGTCGGCGACGCCGCGGTGGGCAAAGACGTGAGCGCGAAGGTCTACCGCGGGGGCAAGTCGGTAGCCGTCAAGCTCCGCCCGCGGCAGCGCGAGGTGGCGTCGGCCCCGGTGACGATCGAACGTCAGCGGTTTTTCTGGCGCGGCTTACAGCTTGGGCCCGCGGCCCGGGGTGGCGTGGCGGTTGTGTCGGTCGATGCCCAGAGCCCGCTCGCCGGGCAGGTGAAGAAGGGGGACGTACTCGAATCCCTCGCCGGCATCGCGTTGCGGCACCTTCCCGATGTGCTGGACGTCCTGTCCCAACATTCGGCCGCCGAGTGCGGCATCAAGGTATCCACGCCGGGGACGGTTGTGTCGGCTCGCGAATGACGGCTGCGCTTGTCGTCTCGAAGCCGAAAATTCACCACGAAGGGCACGAAGAGCCACGAAGAAAACAGAAAGTTGTCATATCAGGTTTTCGTGAAGCGTTGCCGCACCTCCGTGCGATGAAAGCGACTCCGGTGCCACGGGTCGGCGGTACTCCGCAGACCCGTGCTTTCGCGCGTGCCGGGCCAAGACACGGGTCTCCGGAGTACCGGCGACCCGTGGCACCAATTGGCGAACCAATTTCAGAACGACCACGCCGAAGGATCTGGTATCCGGTCCGACAAGTATTCGACCAGACACGGGTGTTCGCGTGCTCTTCAACGACCTTGCCATGACTCCCAGTTTTACGAGGTCCTTCGGCGTACCTCACGATGACAGTTTTCTCGCTTCTTCGTGGCTCTTCGTGACATTCGTGCCTTCGTGGTGAATCTTCAACGCGTGGCGAGCCGCCCCCACCTTGTCCGCCCCCGCATGTTCGTGAATAATCCGGGACTCGATTTGTCTTTTCCCGGTTTTTACGAGCCAACATGACCTCCGCCGAAATCCGCCAGCAGTTCATCGACTTCTTCGTGCAGAAGCACGGACACACGTTCGTTCCGTCGTCGCCGGTCGTGCCGCACGACGACCCGACGCTGCTGTTCACCAACGCGGGGATGAACCAGTTCAAGCCGCTATTCCTGGGCACC is part of the Humisphaera borealis genome and encodes:
- a CDS encoding S1C family serine protease; amino-acid sequence: MGHGYGRYLKLSLLSVAGLGFLASCAGTASPPAITSGQVRADKSAGDTGEARLAALHVDDSFDAPRLEKQFEVVARKVIPSVVAISAIETPLALDDIQHPGSTNPEKLNAALEALDRTVGTGFVIDSAGYIVTNEHVIGHAAQIWVTTDDQRVYPAVVVGSDPRSDLAVLKIAATHLPPVTLATGETRRGQWTMAVGNPYGLAGDGEMSVSIGVVSAVGRSLPKLSGREDRLYQDLIQTTAQINPGNSGGPLFDLAGNVIGVNCAVILPVKQVNGIGFALPMGPRVRSIIDRLKSGQEVTYGYLGVRTSTPTDSECRAAGLPGLCGARVDFIEPNSPAADADLKAGDIIASLGGSPVRDSEHFIRSVGDAAVGKDVSAKVYRGGKSVAVKLRPRQREVASAPVTIERQRFFWRGLQLGPAARGGVAVVSVDAQSPLAGQVKKGDVLESLAGIALRHLPDVLDVLSQHSAAECGIKVSTPGTVVSARE